One Rosa chinensis cultivar Old Blush chromosome 3, RchiOBHm-V2, whole genome shotgun sequence DNA window includes the following coding sequences:
- the LOC112194244 gene encoding pistil-specific extensin-like protein produces the protein MIDHPFTHQTKAMTNTFPLSNLTAGRPPPQLLPFDSPPRGTHSTLQATPIHLPVVGLIQIWKHIHSNPNHRQTRMESPSTSTSERNRSTNLCPSSREPEPTAANITERPTSKQRSAPYDPWQAAATIWPLTPCSKPAPPPKSFSPPAPLPESREEACHAPTTAKKTKSKVPRPPSPVRQHLPFVAEAGSPD, from the coding sequence ATGATTGACCATCCCTTCACGCACCAGACCAAAGCTATGACAAACACCTTCCCTCTCTCCAATTTGACAGCCGGTAGACCACCGCCACAACTCTTGCCCTTCGACTCACCACCTAGAGGTACCCATTCAACACTGCAAGCCACACCGATTCACCTGCCTGTCGTCGGCCTGATCCAGATCTGGAAACACATCCACTCCAATCCAAACCACCGACAAACAAGAATGGAATCGCCGAGCACTTCCACCTCGGAACGAAATCGCTCCACCAATTTGTGCCCTTCCTCCCGGGAGCCCGAACCCACTGCTGCAAACATCACTGAGCGACCCACCTCCAAGCAGAGATCAGCGCCATACGATCCATGGCAAGCCGCTGCCACGATCTGGCCTCTGACCCCTTGCTCCAAGCCAGCGCCGCCGCCGAAATCCTTCTCCCCACCTGCGCCACTGCCTGAGAGTAGAGAAGAAGCATGCCACGCCCCGACCACCGCAAAGAAGACAAAATCGAAGGTCCCAAGACCCCCATCTCCCGTCCGACAACACCTGCCATTCGTCGCTGAGGCGGGAAGCCCCGATTGA